In Tubulanus polymorphus chromosome 8, tnTubPoly1.2, whole genome shotgun sequence, one genomic interval encodes:
- the LOC141910064 gene encoding uncharacterized protein LOC141910064: MAKIPCEAACNNLQLDRVPRELSHLNPLEEHLIAINIPFIKMIALPRQGQHGCHGPVVCVPSDVKKTTTILPRDSSDDQMMKVKLKRKLTYKGHYQYQFVDQKKIMDALTTLKSINKHYRDIELNQDWTNCLEKIDEESESEVLSTDKSSSNIDESCVNSLPTAKSEADKETNGTDSQEETEAENLHEMYMNSCLQPIDIGQEILDAHFNDILCLAPAENNSPIQILTDKENEAKSFPTLFPTGRFTYHAVRDERITLARYLHTRLMNADPRFSRNTDFIFYSQFLSEINQVASNVSIALRKGVKDSTRQFHVGLDSLRNLKDVNDIFKYNDGYKFLKPIRGTPPFWQAAQKDLLAMVRQLGVPTFFVSFSAAEMRWNEHLEAIMRIDGCNKPVSELSWSEKCGILRRNPVTAARMFDHRFHTFLNDVIKSPAQPIGEIQDFFYRVEFQMRGSPHVHALIWVKDAPKSGIDDDANVTSFVDRYITCKLPDDSEDPELHETEPPPPPSTDESNNEEPLNEQIEAASNAMSPDQAKEILQKVWELMNKEDTDLSTTESLYISIGITQDMFEEAYRCLSRKSSVVLKREPNECWVNQYNPALLRAWQANMDIQYVTDAFACVVYIVSYISKSEREMGLLLEHTRAEAADNNQSAKQAMKSLGSTYLHNREVSAQEAVYRVCNLKMKQGSRKVQFIPTGDNIIKLSKPLSVLQSKSADHDLTDDDVWMTGIVERYQNRPDDEEFEQMCLAQFCSEYRILAKSQVNNSSIALKNESGYIRKRTNTAPAVVRYARFSKTKQPEKHYQTSLQLFLPYRQDEQLKPPGFETFEVFYETGHVCLGSAPLTAVKHIVDKHRSWFEADIETFDMAQEMLNTNDEYEDAWAQIAPECEHERHEAIAESQPNTHDDNENDPNDIPDLQYTAEKKSPGNYAIENSNAALSKDAAWKLIRSLNNQQKEVFYKLRQWCIDIRNGHNPKPFHIFLTGGAGTGKSHLIKAIKYEASRILAPTAENPDDVTVCLTAPTGVAAYNIGATTIHNTFAINIGAKLPYVPLSDDKISELRVKFNSLQIVIIDEISMVDHKMLGYVHGRLRQIKQCPDYSPFGNVSVIAVGDFYQLPPVKGKPLYSPPDNGVDLWSNVFEIVELQEIMRQKGGEFAAMLNRLRSKKKEDMLSDTDDATLKARVTGETNATALGIYSTNKQVDDVNTAMLTENCTNIVEIAAHDLTKDPRTGRLIKKVNYHISNKSLSLAKSLLLAYNARVMLTKNINVSDGLVNGVLGTVSHISFDDDMECTTIYVIFDDKKIGKELRNTSNVSNVPENSTPIVRVEESAMKNKGVRRQFPLKLAWACTVHKVQGVTAQNAVVSLKKIFSPGQADVALSRVTSIEGLILEDYSPKAIFCNELIKPSVENMTPFIQTENDLCNDCTLTMALHNTEGLPAHYNDIANDERLSGIDYICVTETWLTDDHNSVDIQGYNFHHQTRSMSYDIDHEMVTQIHGGVGIYAKLTSDYDQIPLQTKNIECMAIKDHKSGIAFAVIYRPPSYNVTPFKIALRDVICEIRSHSDQIAIVGDFNENVLVSSSVANMLETFGYVQCVTMPTTNAGTLVDHVYVTGFARPHIHIVPTFYSHHDIVSLGFH; encoded by the exons ATGGCTAAGATACCATGTGAGGCTGCTTGCAATAATTTGCAGTTAGATAGAGTTCCAAGAGAATTATCACATCTGAATCCACTGGAGGAGCATCTTATTGCGATAAACATTCCATTCATTAAGATGATTGCTTTGCCGAGGCAAGGACAGCATGGTTGTCATGGGCCTGTTGTATGTGTGCCAAGTGATGTTAAAAAAACTACTACAATATTACCTCGTGATTCATCTGATGATCAAATGATGAAAGTTAAATTGAAACGCAAACTCACGTACAAGGGTCACTATCAGTATCAGTTTGTTgaccagaaaaaaatcatggaTGCTCTTACCactttaaaatcaattaacaAACACTATCGTGACATTGAACTGAACCAAGACTGGACCAATTGTcttgaaaaaattgatgaaGAATCAGAATCTGAAGTGCTCTCAACTGATAAATCGTCGTCCAATATAGATGAAAGCTGTGTGAATTCCTTACCTACTGCTAAGAGTGAAGCAGATAAGGAAACAAATGGAACTGATTCACAGGAAGAAACCGAGGCAGAAAATCTACACGAAATGTATATGAATTCATGTCTACAACCAATTGATATTGGTCAAGAAATTCTTGATGCACactttaatgatattttgtgtCTGGCACCAGCTGAAAATAACAGCCCAATACAAATATTAACCGACAAAGAAAATGAAGCCAAATCATTCCCCACATTGTTTCCTACTGGAAGATTCACTTATCATGCTGTTCGTGATGAAAGAATCACTCTCGCACGATATTTACATACCCGATTGATGAACGCTGATCCAAGATTCTCTCGAAATACTgactttattttctattcacaATTTTTGTCAGAAATTAATCAGGTTGCATCAAATGTATCGATAGCGCTACGAAAAGGAGTGAAAGATAGCACTCGGCAATTTCATGTCGGATTGGATAGTCTAAGAAATCTCAAAGACGTGAATGATATCTTCAAGTATAATGATGGCTACAAGTTTTTGAAACCAATACGAGGAACACCACCATTCTGGCAGGCTGCTCAAAAAGACTTATTGGCTATGGTTCGGCAATTAGGTGTCCCTACATTTTTTGTGTCATTTTCAGCCGCTGAAATGAGATGGAATGAACATTTAGAAGCTATAATGCGAATCGATGGATGCAATAAACCAGTTAGTGAATTGTCATGGTCTGAGAAATGTGGTATTTTGAGACGCAATCCTGTCACTGCTGCACGCATGTTTGATCACAGATTTCATACATTCCTTAATGATGTTATCAAATCCCCAGCGCAACCTATTGGTGAAATTCAAGACTTTTTTTATCGAGTAGAATTCCAGATGAGAGGCAGCCCACATGTACATGCACTGATATGGGTAAAAGACGCACCGAAATCAGGAATTGATGACGACGCTAATGTCACCTCGTTTGTAGATCGATATATCACCTGTAAATTACCTGATGATTCTGAGGATCCTGAATTACATGAAACT GAACCCCCACCACCACCAAGTACTGATGAATCGaataatgaagaaccattaaatgaacaaattgagGCAGCTAGCAATGCAATGAGTCCCGATCAAGCGAAAGAAATATTACAGAAAGTCTGGGAATTGATGAACAAAGAGGATACTGATTTATCAACTACAGAATCACTGTACATATCAATTGGAATCACACAAGATATGTTTGAAGAAGCTTATCGTTGTTTATCACGTAAGAGTAGTGTCGTTTTGAAAAGGGAACCAAATGAATGTTGGGTAAATCAATACAATCCTGCATTATTGAGAGCCTGGCAGGCTAACATGGATATACAGTATGTGACTGATGCATTTGCATGCGTAGTATACATAGTATCGTATATCTCAAAGAGTGAACGAGAAATGGGTCTTTTATTAGAACACACAAGAGCGGAGGCTGCAGATAATAATCAAAGCGCGAAACAAGCCATGAAATCATTAGGTTCAACTTATCTCCATAATCGTGAGGTGTCAGCTCAAGAAGCAGTGTATCGAGTTTGTAATCTAAAAATGAAGCAAGGATCTCGAAAAGTTCAGTTTATTCCTACAGGTGACAATATCATTAAATTAAGTAAACCACTGAGCGTATTACAATCAAAAAGCGCAGATCACGATTTGACTGATGATGATGTATGGATGACTGGCATCGTAGAACGATATCAAAATCGACCTGATGATGAGGAATTTGAACAAATGTGTTTGGCTCAATTCTGCTCTGAATATAGGATTCTCGCAAAATCTCAAGTGAACAACAGCAGCATAGCATTGAAAAATGAGAGTGGATATATCAGAAAGAGAACCAACACAGCCCCGGCAGTTGTCAGGTATgctagattttcaaaaacaaaacaacctgaaaaacattatcaaacaaGTCTACAATTATTTCTGCCATATCGTCAAGatgaacaattaaaaccaCCAGGTTTTGAAACATTCGAAGTTTTCTATGAAACAGGGCATGTATGTTTAGGTTCAGCACCATTAACGGCTGTTAAACATATTGTAGACAAACATCGCAGTTGGTTCGAAGCCGATATTGAAACATTTGACATGGCGCAAGAAATGTTGAATACAAATGATGAGTACGAGGATGCATGGGCTCAAATTGCACCGGAATGTGAACATGAAAGACATGAGGCTATTGCTGAATCACAACCTAATACCCACGATGACAATGAAAATGACCCTAATGATATACCGGATTTGCAGTATAccgcagaaaaaaaatcacctGGCAACTATgcaattgaaaattcaaatgcaGCCCTATCAAAAGACGCTGCATGGAAATTAATTCGATCATTGAACAATCAACAGAAAGaggtattctataaactgagACAGTGGTGTATTGATATTCGTAATGGTCATAACCCTAAaccatttcatatatttctaaCAGGCGGAGCAGGTACAGGAAAATCACATTTGATAAAGGCTATCAAATATGAGGCATCAAGAATTCTTGCACCAACTGCTGAAAACCCAGATGATGTAACTGTTTGTTTGACTGCTCCAACAGGTGTTGCCGCATACAATATTGGTGCGACTACAATTCATAATACGTTTGCTATTAACATTGGAGCAAAATTACCGTATGTACCTTTGAGCGATGACAAAATATCTGAATTACGTGTGAAGTTCAACAGTCTCCAAATAGTGATAATCGATGAAATATCTATGGTTGATCATAAAATGCTTGGTTATGTACACGGCAGATTGAGGCAGATAAAACAATGTCCTGATTATTCTCCATTTGGTAATGTCAGTGTTATAGCTGTCGGTGATTTCTATCAACTGCCTCCAGTCAAAGGCAAACCTCTGTATTCACCGCCTGATAATGGTGTTGATTTATGGTctaatgtatttgaaattgtaGAATTACAAGAAATAATGCGCCAAAAAGGTGGTGAATTTGCAGCTATGTTGAACCGACTAAgatcaaaaaagaaagaagatATGCTATCAGATACAGACGACGCAACCTTGAAAGCAAGAGTTACAGGTGAAACCAATGCAACTGCTTTAGGTATATACTCTACGAACAAACAAGTAGACGACGTTAATACAGCCATGTTGACAGAAAACTGCACTAACATTGTTGAAATTGCAGCACATGATTTGACTAAAGATCCAAGAACTGGCAGATTgataaaaaaagttaattACCACATAAGCAATAAGAGCTTGTCATTGGCAAAAAGCTTATTGTTAGCCTATAATGCAAGAGTTATGCTGACTAAGAATATCAATGTTTCAGATGGACTAGTCAATGGAGTTCTTGGCACTGTGTCGCATATATCATTTGATGATGACATGGAATGTACTACAATATATGtgatttttgatgataaaaaaatCGGTAAAGAACTACGTAATACGTCTAATGTTTCTAATGTGCCAGAAAATAGTACACCAATAGTACGAGTTGAGGAATCAGCGATGAAAAATAAAGGCGTGCGTCGACAATTCCCATTGAAATTAGCTTGGGCCTGTACAGTTCATAAAGTTCAAGGAGTTACAGCACAAAACGCAGTAGTTTcgttgaaaaagattttctcACCTGGACAGGCAGACGTAGCACTGAGTCGAGTGACATCTATTGAAGGTTTAATTCTTGAGGATTATTCACCCAAGGCAATTTTTTGCAATGAGCTCATTAAACCAAGCGTTGAAAATATGACTCCATTCATACAAACTGAAAATGATCTATGTAACGACTGTACCCTCACTATGGCTCTACATAATACTGAAGGTTTACCCGCCCACTATAATGATATTGCTAATGATGAAAGGCTTTCGGGAATAGATTATATTTGTGTCACTGAAACCTGGTTAACTGATGATCACAACAGTGTCGACATTCAGGGATATAACTTCCACCATCAGACAAGATCTATGAGTTATGATATTGATCATGAAATGGTAACACAAATTCACGGTGGTGTAGGTATTTATGCAAAATTAACATCAGATTATGACCAGATTCCGCTACAAACAAAGAATATTGAATGTATGGCCATAAAGGATCACAAATCCGGAATAGCATTTGCTGTAATATATCGTCCTCCCTCCTACAATGTAACTCCATTCAAAATAGCTCTGAGAGATGTTATTTGTGAAATACGATCACACTCTGATCAAATAGCTATTGTTGgtgatttcaatgaaaatgtattagTATCGTCGAGTGTTGCAAATATGCTCGAAACATTTGGATATGTACAATGTGTTACTATGCCAACTACAAATGCTGGAACGCTTGTAGATCATGTATATGTCACTGGTTTTGCACGACCGCACATTCATATAGTACCCACTTTCTACAGTCATCACGATATAGTTTCGCTAGGATTCCACTAA